The following DNA comes from Thermogemmatispora onikobensis.
CCCGCCGTCTCTCCTGCCTTGCGCCGGTGCTGGCCTCTTCCCCTTCTGTTTCCGTTTATTCACCATGAGCCTCTTGGGGAGAAGACCCGCTCTCTGCCTCAGCCAGGTGCGTCTTGATGAGTGCCAGGAGTTCTTCGGTCCGAAAGGGCTTGGTGAGATAGGCGCTGGCACCGGCCAGACGCCCCTTGAGGCGGTCTAGAACGCCATCATAGCCGGAGAGAATGATGATGACCGGGCGCCGAGGACGACGGGCCTTGAGGATCTGAGCAATACGGTAGCCACTGAGGCG
Coding sequences within:
- a CDS encoding response regulator, whose protein sequence is MGKLVMVIDDSLPVRKIVEVCLRRQGIDCLTYADGVEAIRTLAQQRDLLPDLVLLDIALPRLSGYRIAQILKARRPRRPVIIILSGYDGVLDRLKGRLAGASAYLTKPFRTEELLALIKTHLAEAESGSSPQEAHGE